The following proteins are encoded in a genomic region of Triticum dicoccoides isolate Atlit2015 ecotype Zavitan chromosome 1B, WEW_v2.0, whole genome shotgun sequence:
- the LOC119323713 gene encoding germin-like protein 5-1, which translates to MGMGTGMASPLLSCAIMALLASVLPPPSVAGDPDLLQDICVADLSSAVKVNGFACKATVTEDDFYFKGLGAAGNTNTTYGSVVTGANVEKVPGLNTLGVSMARIDYAPGGLNAPHTHPRATEMVFVLEGALDVGFITTGNKLVSKTISAGDVFVFPRGLVHFQKNNGAGPASVISAFNSQFPGTQSLAMTLFAATPPVPDHVLTTAFQVGTKEVEKIKSRLAPKKA; encoded by the exons ATGGGCATGGGCACGGGCATGGCTTCTCCCTTGCTTTCCTGCGCCATCATGGCGCTCCTGGCCTCCGTGCTCCCCCCTCCATCCGTCGCCGGCGACCCCGACCTGCTCCAGGACATCTGCGTCGCCGACCTCTCTTCCG CCGTGAAGGTGAATGGGTTCGCGTGCAAGGCCACGGTGACCGAGGACGACTTCTACTTCAAGGGGCTGGGCGCCGCCGGCAACACCAACACCACCTACGGCTCCGTGGTGACCGGCGCCAACGTGGAGAAGGTGCCCGGGCTCAACACCCTGGGCGTTTCCATGGCGCGCATCGACTACGCGCCCGGCGGGCTCAACGCGCCGCACACCCACCCGCGTGCCACCGAGATGGTCTTCGTCCTCGAGGGCGCGCTCGACGTCGGCTTCATAACCACCGGCAACAAGCTCGTCTCAAAGACCATCAGCGCCGGCGACGTCTTCGTGTTCCCGCGCGGCCTGGTCCATTTCCAGAAGAACAACGGCGCCGGCCCCGCCTCCGTCATCTCGGCCTTCAACAGCCAGTTCCCCGGCACACAGTCCCTCGCCATGACGCTCTTCGCGGCCACGCCGCCGGTGCCTGACCACGTGCTCACGACGGCGTTCCAGGTCGGCACGAAGGAGGTGGAGAAGATCAAGTCCAGGCTCGCCCCGAAAAAGGCCTGA